A single Ignavibacteriales bacterium DNA region contains:
- a CDS encoding alpha-amylase: MKILFLSLIFFQAGLMSQQNDFVPGWAKKAVWYQIFPERFRNGDTSNDPKVENIRGSYPHDAESPWQIHPWGSDWYQLQPYEKLNGNNIWFNIQRRRYGGDLQGILDKLPYLKELGITALYLNPVFEAPSHHKYDGATYHHVDPNFGPDPEGDRKLIENEDWNDPKTWVWTKADLLMLQLIKEVHKNGMKIIFDGVFNHMGINSLAFRDVVKNQKNSKYADWFKILSWDDPEAGTKFSYSGWWGVKELPELNQDENCITASPKSYIFNITRRWMDPDGDGSTADGIDGWRLDVAFCVKHQFWKDWRVHVKSINPEAYLTAEVIDTIPEVQPYLTGDEFDAVMNYNFAFTSAEFFIQKKNKLTASQFDKTLKGLRSAFPECVSYVQQNLFGSHDANRIGSHIVNADLGSYRNWGEYFGLSKGENKNYNPRKPNEEEYAIQKLFALFQMTYVGAPMLYYGDEAGMWGANDPDCRKPMVWDDIPYDDERFMPDQTLRSPDKVTVNKDLLEHYKKLIAIRNTHPELQTGSIETLVTDDVQDVYGFRRTQNNNVTDVYLNNSNKPAVLTLKGTYRNLLSGQEFTGEITLHPKQGVILKKMK; encoded by the coding sequence ATGAAAATTCTTTTCCTCTCACTCATATTTTTTCAGGCAGGTCTCATGTCACAACAAAATGATTTTGTGCCCGGATGGGCTAAGAAAGCAGTCTGGTATCAGATATTCCCCGAACGTTTCAGAAACGGCGACACCTCCAATGACCCGAAAGTCGAAAATATCCGCGGTTCTTACCCGCACGATGCTGAGTCCCCATGGCAGATACATCCCTGGGGCTCTGACTGGTACCAGCTTCAGCCCTATGAAAAACTGAACGGAAATAATATCTGGTTCAATATACAAAGAAGAAGATACGGCGGCGATCTGCAGGGGATTCTTGACAAGCTCCCTTACCTGAAAGAACTTGGCATTACGGCTCTCTATCTCAATCCTGTTTTTGAAGCTCCTTCGCATCACAAATATGACGGCGCAACCTATCATCATGTTGACCCGAACTTCGGACCTGACCCTGAAGGAGACCGGAAATTGATTGAGAACGAGGACTGGAATGATCCGAAAACCTGGGTGTGGACAAAAGCAGATTTGCTTATGCTTCAACTCATAAAAGAAGTGCACAAAAACGGTATGAAAATAATTTTTGACGGTGTGTTTAATCACATGGGCATCAATAGTCTTGCCTTCCGGGATGTGGTAAAGAATCAGAAAAATTCAAAATACGCGGACTGGTTTAAAATTCTTTCGTGGGATGACCCTGAAGCCGGCACAAAATTTTCTTACAGCGGCTGGTGGGGTGTGAAAGAACTGCCGGAGCTGAATCAGGATGAAAACTGCATTACCGCTTCGCCGAAGTCATATATATTTAACATCACCCGCAGATGGATGGACCCTGATGGTGACGGCAGCACAGCAGACGGCATTGACGGCTGGCGCCTTGATGTGGCTTTCTGTGTGAAACATCAGTTCTGGAAAGACTGGCGGGTTCATGTGAAAAGCATTAATCCGGAAGCATATTTAACCGCTGAAGTGATTGATACGATTCCGGAAGTGCAGCCCTATCTGACCGGAGATGAGTTTGATGCTGTGATGAATTATAACTTTGCATTTACTTCGGCTGAATTTTTTATTCAGAAGAAGAATAAACTCACCGCATCACAGTTTGATAAAACACTGAAAGGACTCAGAAGTGCTTTCCCTGAATGCGTGAGTTATGTTCAGCAGAATCTTTTTGGCAGTCATGACGCGAACCGTATAGGCTCTCACATTGTAAATGCGGATCTCGGATCATACCGTAACTGGGGAGAGTATTTCGGGCTTTCAAAGGGGGAAAACAAAAACTACAATCCGCGTAAACCTAACGAAGAGGAATATGCAATACAGAAACTTTTTGCGCTCTTCCAGATGACCTACGTTGGTGCCCCGATGCTATACTACGGTGATGAAGCAGGTATGTGGGGAGCCAATGACCCTGACTGCCGCAAACCGATGGTGTGGGATGATATACCGTATGATGATGAAAGGTTTATGCCTGATCAGACACTTCGTTCACCTGATAAAGTAACGGTTAACAAAGATTTACTTGAGCATTATAAGAAACTGATAGCAATCAGAAATACCCATCCTGAACTGCAGACCGGCTCGATTGAAACACTCGTAACAGATGATGTGCAGGATGTGTATGGTTTCAGAAGAACTCAGAATAACAATGTAACGGATGTATATCTGAATAACAGCAACAAACCTGCTGTTCTGACACTTAAAGGAACATATAGGAATCTACTTTCCGGCCAGGAATTCACCGGCGAAATAACTTTACATCCAAAACAGGGAGTGATTCTTAAAAAAATGAAATGA
- a CDS encoding trimeric intracellular cation channel family protein produces the protein MNLPLLYYLDLFGVAVFAISGALTASEKKLDLYGVVVISVVTAIGGGTLRDLLLDRHPIFWFEDPVLLIVIITAAIGTIIYTRFHHPPRRALLIADAFGLGLFAISGAQIAEAQNLSPLIVVIMAAITGTAGGLTRDILCNEIPMMLKKDIYATAALSGAAVYLILKAAGVDGVLAGVIGSAFVFAVRLAAITFRLHQPESQLPS, from the coding sequence ATGAATCTGCCGCTGCTCTACTATCTTGACCTTTTCGGAGTGGCGGTATTTGCCATCAGCGGCGCGCTTACTGCATCGGAAAAGAAATTGGATCTGTATGGCGTGGTGGTAATTTCAGTGGTTACAGCAATAGGCGGGGGCACGCTTCGCGATCTTCTTCTTGACCGTCACCCGATTTTTTGGTTTGAGGACCCTGTGCTTCTCATCGTGATTATTACAGCAGCCATCGGAACCATTATATATACAAGATTTCACCACCCTCCCAGACGCGCCCTGCTGATAGCGGATGCGTTCGGATTAGGTTTGTTTGCCATAAGCGGGGCCCAGATTGCAGAAGCACAAAATCTTTCCCCGCTGATAGTTGTTATCATGGCAGCAATAACCGGAACAGCAGGAGGATTGACGCGGGATATCCTTTGCAATGAAATTCCCATGATGCTCAAAAAGGATATATACGCGACCGCCGCTCTCTCCGGAGCTGCTGTATATCTGATCCTGAAAGCAGCAGGGGTTGACGGAGTGCTTGCCGGAGTTATTGGTTCGGCGTTTGTCTTTGCAGTCCGTCTTGCCGCCATTACTTTCCGGCTTCATCAGCCGGAGTCACAACTCCCCTCGTAA